One Dictyostelium discoideum AX4 chromosome 3 chromosome, whole genome shotgun sequence genomic region harbors:
- the snrpG gene encoding LSM domain-containing protein (Similar to like-Sm), whose translation MTFGKQADPDLTKLLDKKLAIKLNGNRTVHGILRGFDTFMNIALKDTVEVVSPTEKYEIGMVIIRGNSILLMEPLESMAYVPKTE comes from the exons ATGACATTCGGTAAACAAGCAGATCCAGATTTAACTAAATTATTAGATAAAAAATTAGCAA TTAAATTAAATGGAAATAGAACAGTACATGGAATATTAAGAGGATTTGATACATTTATGAATATAGCATTAAAAGATACAGTTGAAGTTGTTTCACCAACTGAGAAATATGAAATAGGTATGGTTATCATTAGAGGTAACTCAATACTTTTAATGGAACCATTAGAGTCAAT GGCATACGTACCAAAAACAGAGTAA
- a CDS encoding RNA recognition motif-containing protein RRM, translating into MEDYDIYGDFKDEKKHTEDELGEDEIEDNKYRNRNENDETMNTRSESNNHEDSDSNYGSSRRDDDEDEDDNNNNKSRRSASNMDDDTENTHSIRLIEDEKSYDENDDDNILGTYDENDQNSTSNNNNNNNNNRTNNGSSSTVSGESSSTTTTTTITDTTDLSPALYISGLEWWTTDQQLENVFLEFGKIVTLKIFENENNGKSKGYAFVEFEHIEQAQLAKSKTEKKEINGKEMTIRLLSQQNYHNALTTIKNISLGQSNQSNQQHLNSSSNSHNNNNNNNTNSGNIANNIHHQSSLSSSSLSNSQHGGNGGGVNGSGGGGSHPHFGGMPYPYQQPPQQQQQQPPYGYADPYSRGGRGGKRSVGASMRGGRGGPPPPIGMQPEFYSPPMRGGYMGRGGRGSPFPPPPYGATMSSGRGGYMGRGGAPPPNMIGGPPPPYFYQGGPPPPNGSGGSGSSVGSGGSGSGGGRPYSSSKRDEWSSGGSSPDRYGGDYHGEKRKRDDDVDERERERDRERDRERRERDDYDNRRDRDRDRDDYDRRDRDRDRDDHDSGSSRRDRDDHDSGNNSSNRRDRDDHDSGSSNRRDRDDHDSGSSSNSGSSRRDRDDHDSNSNSSSRRDRDRDDHDSSSSSRRDRDRDDHDSSSSSRRDRDRDRDRERDRDRSSDRRSESTRDKERDDRSDNRSSRDHYDRDSTRDRETSSSSGSGKRENDSYPSSKSDSNRDRENRDYSSTTSGSKRESKDRASDSNQSSSGGRKDSDHSYSSSGSGNRDRDRDRDRDTSSNARKETSDNRDRDSSSTSTNSRDRSDKNENTRTRDSNKKDESQRSEPSSSSSSSRKKEDSKDSTTSSSTSSNNERDSDKSSTRNEREQSGRSSSKSSNVSPSSSSSSSTPSQSMMSKSERMNRENEKVIKQKEKEAEKQKEIEREKEKIRERERKFQKPSTTVTSSRSSRS; encoded by the exons atGGAAGATTATGATATATATGGAGACTTTAAAGATGAAAAGAAACATACAGAAGATGAACTTGGAGAAGATGAAATAgaagataataaatatagaaacagaaatgaaaatgatgaaactaTGAATACACGTAGTGAATCGAATAATCATGAAGATAGTGATAGTAATTATGGATCATCACGTagagatgatgatgaagatgaagatgataataataataataaatcaagaAGAAGTGCTAGTAATATGGATGATGATACAGAAAATACTCACAGTATAAGATTAATTGAAGATGAAAAATcttatgatgaaaatgatgatgat aaTATATTAGGAAcatatgatgaaaatgatcaaaattcaacatcaaataacaataacaataataacaataatagaaCAAATAATGGATCATCATCTACAGTATCAGgagaatcatcatcaacaacaacaacaacgacaaTTACTGATACTACTGATTTATCACCAGCATTGTATATTAGTGGATTAGAATGGTGGACAACTGACCAACAACTTGAAAATGTATTTTTAGAGTTTGGAAAGATTGTTACATTAAAGatctttgaaaatgaaaataatggtaaatcaAAAGGTTATGCATTTGTAGAGTTTGAACATATTGAACAAGCTCAACTtgcaaaatcaaaaactgagaaaaaagaaatcaatggTAAAGAGATGACAATTCGTTTACTTTCTCAACAAAATTATCATAATGCTCTTACTACCATTAAGAATATTAGTTTAGGTCAATCAAATCAATCGAATCAACaacatttaaattcttcTTCAAACtctcataataataataataataataatacaaatagtggtaatattgcaaataatattcatcatcaatcatctttatcatcatcatcattgtcAAATTCACAACATGGTGGTAATGGAGGTGGTGTTAATGgcagtggtggtggtggttcacATCCACATTTTGGTGGTATGCCTTATCCAtatcaacaaccaccacaacaacagcaacaacaaccaccataTGGTTATGCTGATCCATATTCAAGAGGTGGTAGAGGTGGTAAGAGATCAGTAGGTGCTTCAATGAGAGGTGGTAGAGGTGGTCCACCACCACCCATTGGAATGCAACCAGAGTTTTATTCTCCACCAATGAGAGGAGGTTATATGGGTCGAGGTGGTAGAGGTTCACCTTTCCCACCTCCTCCATATGGAGCTACAATGTCAAGTGGTAGAGGAGGTTATATGGGTAGAGGGGGTGCACCACCTCCAAATATGATTGGCGGTCCACCTCCTCCTTACTTTTATCAAGGTGGTCCACCACCCCCAAATGGTAGCGgcggtagtggtagtagtgtcGGCAGCGGCGgcagtggtagtggtggtggtagacCTTATTCCTCATCAAAAAGAGATGAATGGTCAAGTGGTGGTAGTTCACCTGACAGATACGGTGGTGATTATCATGGtgaaaagagaaaaagagaTGACGATGTCGatgaaagagaaagagaaagagatagAGAAAGAGATAGAGAAAGAAGGGAAAGAGATGACTACGATAATAGAAGAGACagagatagagatagagatGACTATGATAGAAGAGACAGGGATAGAGATAGAGATGACCATGATAGTGGTAGCAGCAGAAGAGATAGAGATGATCATGATAGTGgtaacaacagcagcaacagaAGAGATAGAGATGATCATGATAGTGGTAGCAGCAACAGAAGAGATAGAGATGATCATGACAGTGGTAGCAGCAGTAACAGTGGTAGCAGCCGAAGAGATAGGGATGATCATGATAGCAACAGTAACAGTAGCAGCAGAAGAGATAGAGATAGGGATGATCATGATAGCAGCAGCAGCAGTAGAAGAGACAGAGATAGGGATGACCATGACAGTAGCAGCAGCAGCAGAAGAGATAGAGACAGAGATAGGGATAGAGAAAGAGATAGAGATAGATCATCCGACAGAAGAAGCGAAAGTACAAGAGATAAAGAAAGAGATGATAGATCAGATAATAGAAGTTCTAGAGATCATTACGATAGAGATTCAACAAGAGATAGAGAAACATCATCCTcaagtggtagtggtaaaaGAGAGAATGACTCTTATCCATCAAGTAAAAGCGACTCAAATAGAGATAGAGAAAATAGGGATTATTCTTCAACAACTAGTGGAAGTAAACGAGAAAGTAAGGATAGAGCATCAGATAGTAATCAATcaagtagtggtggtagaaAAGATTCTGATCATTCATACTCATCAAGTGGTAGTGGCAACAGGGACagagatagagatagagatagagataCCTCATCAAATGCCAGAAAAGAAACCTCTGATAACAGAGACAGAGACTCATCCTCAACCTCTACCAATAGTAGAGATAGATcagataaaaatgaaaacacTAGAACTAgagattcaaataaaaaagatgaatCACAAAGAAGtgaaccatcatcatcatcatcatcatcaagaaagaaagaagatTCAAAAGactcaacaacatcatcttCAACATCATCGAATAATGAAAGAGATTCAGATAAATCCTCAACAAGAAATGAAAGAGAACAAAGTGGTAGATCCTCTTCAAAATCTTCAAATGTATCcccttcttcttcctcttcctcatcaacaccatcacAATCTATGATGAGTAAATCTGAAAGAATGAATCgggaaaatgaaaaagtaattaaacaaaaagaaaaagaagctgaaaaacaaaaagaaattgaaagagaaaaagaaaaaattagagaaagagaaagaaaatTCCAAAAACCATCAACCACGGTAACATCCTCAAGGTCATCTAGAAGTTAG
- a CDS encoding hypothetical protein (Acetylornitine deacetylase) — MNSIQFPTHEKIIEAVDKLQNEAIEKLKQMVSFDSVLGNERDVQLYVEEVFKSLDLKVDRFEIDLEKIKHLPGFSPVNWSYKGKENVIGIHEPAPTQHASKPESERKSLIFNGHVDVVPTGRDALWTQNPFSPYVKDGRLYGRGSGDMKAGIIAFIIAYKAIKELGFTPAAKVLLQTVVEEECTGNGTLACLERGYRADAAIIPEPFPEIITAQVGLVWCKVNVRGKPAHTLEMSKGINAIDGAMYLVGELRKLEAEWNTVKHEAFSDKFDHPLNFNLGMISGGEWTSSVPCECSFDLRAGFYPGTPLEKVRKTIIDTIDRAAKEKNLPYTIEWNGFQAEGVTHSASGDMMKQLGATYKSALGTDAIYSPVLCTTDSRFFELYYNIPATCLGPESKAIHGIDESVSLESLRDITRVLACFISDWCGLQPLH, encoded by the coding sequence atgaattcaattcaatttcCAACAcatgaaaaaattattgaagcagttgataaattacaaaatgaagcaattgaaaaattaaaacaaatggtATCATTCGATTCTGTATTAGGTAATGAAAGAGATGTTCAATTATATGTTGAAGAAGTTTTCAAATCATTAGATTTAAAGGTTGAtagatttgaaattgatttagaAAAGATTAAACATTTACCAGGTTTTTCACCAGTCAATTGGTCTTATAAAGGAAAAGAGAATGTAATTGGTATTCATGAACCAGCACCAACTCAACATGCATCAAAACCAGAATCAGAgagaaaatcattaattttcaatggtcatgttgatgttgtaccAACAGGAAGAGATGCACTTTGGACTCAAAATCCATTCTCACCATATGTTAAGGATGGTCGTCTCTATGGTAGAGGTAGTGGTGATATGAAAGCAGGTATCATTGCATTTATCATTGCCTATAAGgcaattaaagaattggGTTTTACTCCAGCCGCAAAAGTATTACTTCAAACTGTAGTCGAAGAGGAATGCACTGGTAATGGAACATTGGCTTGTTTAGAGAGAGGTTACCGTGCTGATGCTGCCATCATTCCTGAACCATTTCCAGAGATTATCACTGCTCAAGTTGGTTTAGTTTGGTGTAAAGTTAATGTACGTGGTAAACCAGCACACACATTGGAGATGAGTAAAGGTATTAATGCAATCGATGGTGCTATGTATCTTGTTGGTGAACTTAGAAAATTAGAGGCTGAATGGAACACTGTAAAACATGAAGCATTCTCTGACAAGTTTGACCATCCATTAAATTTCAATCTTGGTATGATCAGTGGTGGTGAATGGACCTCTTCAGTACCATGTGAATGTTCATTTGATCTTCGTGCAGGTTTTTATCCAGGTACACCATTGGAAAAAGTTCGTAAAACAATCATTGATACTATTGACCGTGCCGCtaaagaaaagaatttaCCATACACAATCGAATGGAATGGTTTCCAAGCTGAAGGTGTCACTCATAGTGCCTCTGGTGATATGATGAAACAATTGGGCGCCACTTATAAATCTGCACTTGGTACTGATGCCATTTATTCACCTGTACTTTGTACCACCGATAGTAGATTCTTTGaactttattataatattccTGCAACTTGTCTTGGTCCAGAATCAAAAGCAATTCACGGTATTGATGAAAGTGTCTCATTAGAAAGTTTAAGAGATATTACAAGAGTTTTAGCTTGTTTTATTTCTGATTGGTGTGGTCTTCAACCacttcattaa
- the sglA gene encoding S1P lyase produces the protein MDKANDYLKDYQPAKLVLATAGITAASILAYQAITDRDFKDKLNKKIFRSIKSMPGVSDIVKKERAKAKVELKKMFKTDVRNAHYTLPLKGIKHEDLIEEMKALAKVDESHWVDSKVSGCVYLGEKEHTKLLNEAYSLFSLSNPLHPSVFPSIRKFETESISMVSNMLNAHSKVVGSLTSGGTESIFMAVKAYRDFYKDRTDRPEIVVPVTIHAAFDKACEYLKIRIVHIDVDPVSYKVDMAAMKKAINKDTILVAGSAVNFPHGIIDPIDEIAKLAQQYDIGCHVDACLGGFILPFAEKLDYDIPVFDFRIPGVTSMSVDTHKFGYAAKGTSVVLFGNKKLRRAMYFVAPNWPGGIYASPTLPGSRPGGLVAACWASLVSMGNDGFLEKAKGVMETTKKIIKGLQSINGVKIIGDPKAMVVAFTCDNIFYVNDYMSKKGWHLNALQRPNSLHVCVTAKMIGMESLFIEDLKDSIKLVKDNSGSLPKDGTAPIYGSAHSVPDREMVGTILSDFIDELITPDYKPSQST, from the exons ATGGATAAAGcaaatgattatttaaaagattatcaaCCAGCTAAATTGGTTTTAGCAACTGCTGGCATAACAGCAGCATCAATTTTAGCATATCAAGCTATCACTGATAGag attttaaagataaattaaataaaaaaatatttagatcaattaaatcaatgcCAGGTGTTAGTGATATtgtaaagaaagaaagagcAAAAGCAAAAGttgaattaaagaaaatgttTAAAACAGATGTTCGTAATGCACATTATACATTACCATTGAAAGGTATTAAACATGAAGATTTGATTGAAGAAATGAAAGCATTAGCCAAAGTTGATGAATCACATTGGGTAGATTCAAAAGTGAGTGGATGTGTTTATTTGGGAGAGAAAGAGCATACTAAACTATTGAATGAGGCATATTCATTGTTTTCATTATCGAATCCATTACATCCAAGTGTTTTCCCATCAATTCGTAAATTTGAAACCGAGAGTATTTCAATGGTTAGTAATATGTTGAATGCACATTCAAAAGTTGTAGGATCATTAACATCTGGTGGTACAGAAAGTATTTTCATGGCAGTTAAAGCCTATAGAGATTTCTATAAAGATAGAACTGACAGACCAGAGATTGTAGTACCAGTGACAATTCATGCCGCTTTCGATAAAGCATGCGAATACTTAAAGATTAGAATCGTGCATATCGATGTGGATCCAGTTAGCTACAAGGTTGATATGGCTGCAATGAAGAAAGCAATCAATAAGGATACAATTCTCGTCGCTGGTTCCGCTGTTAATTTCCCACATGGTATTATCGACCCAATCGATGAGATTGCAAAGTTGGCCCAACAATATGATATTGGTTGTCATGTCGATGCTTGTTTGGGTGGTTTCATTTTACCATTTGCAGAGAAATTAGATTATGATATTCCAGTGTTTGATTTCCGTATTCCAGGTGTAACTTCAATGTCTGTCGATACTCATAAATTTGGTTACGCCGCCAAGGGTACCTCTGTAGTATtatttggaaataaaaagttaAGAAGAGCAATGTATTTCGTTGCACCAAATTGGCCAGGTGGTATTTATGCTTCACCAACTTTACCAGGTAGTCGTCCAGGTGGTTTGGTTGCCGCCTGTTGGGCATCATTAGTTTCAATGGGTAATGATGGTTTCCTCGAGAAAGCAAAAGGTGTAATGGAAACTACAAAGAAGATCATTAAAGGTTTACAATCAATCAATGGTGTTAAAATCATTGGTGATCCAAAAGCAATGGTTGTTGCATTCACTTGTGATAACATCTTTTATGTCAATGATTATATGTCAAAGAAAGGTTGGCATTTAAATGCACTTCAAAGACCAAATTCCTTACACGTTTGTGTTACCGCTAAAATGATTGGTATGGAGTCTTTATTCATTGAAGATCttaaagattcaattaaattggtCAAAGATAATAGTGGTAGTTTACCAAAAGATGGTACCGCTCCAATCTATGGTTCTGCTCATAGTGTACCTGATAGAGAAATGGTTGGTACTATCTTATCAGATTTCattgatgaattaattacACCTGATTATAAACCTTCTCAATCAacttaa
- a CDS encoding hypothetical protein (FLJ21908 protein), translating to MPPKSTTNIDNQYLNDYIKDLKKWQIEIKNKDKEIKQSKLYNNNNKNDNSTTDQPQQQQQLTTSPSKPKADNIIDNTNESIKYKEKGNKLFGQQKYKESIEYYTLAIQLDSTNAVLYGNRAMAYLKMKNYQQCEIDSSRCLNLDPTYTKAYHRRGIARVELKHFEEAIQDFKHLLKSDPSNKDILIELNKATSLLKDQKEKEKQKEIDDKLKKEKEEKEEKERKEKEEKSKIIQEIKNVQQPTPITPITPITSTISKSSNLVVEQQPQTQQPQQPKTLTLQERLNRMANLKAPIPKVAPKNSFEFEKVYLSFNNDLSQLYQYFKLIDPNQLPIVLGDALTPSLFSDIISILEKYYLLMSLNIQFSSKNEKSSLKNIINSLNDCNTIDKSKIDYLLNKYAI from the exons ATGCCTCCCAAGTCCACAACAAACATTGacaatcaatatttaaatgattatataaaagatttaaaaaaatggcaaattgaaattaaaaataaagataaagaaattaaacaatctaaattatataataataataataaaaatgataatagtacGACAGATCagccacaacaacaacaacagctaacaacatcaccatcaaaaccaaaagctgataatataattgataatacaaatgaatcaattaaatataaagaaaaaggtaataaattatttggacaacaaaaatataaagaatcAATAGAATATTATACTTTAGCTATTCAATTAGATTCTACCAATGCTGTATTATATGGTAATAGAGCAATGGCttatttaaagatgaaaaattatcaacaatGTGAAATTGATTCAAGTAGATGTTTAAATTTAGATCCAACTTATACAAAAGCATATCATAGACGTGGTATAGCTAGAGTtgaattaaaacattttgaaGAAGCAATTCAAGattttaaacatttattaaaatctgatccatcaaataaagatatattaattgaattaaataaagcgACATCTCTACTTAAAgatcaaaaagaaaaagaaaaacaaaaagaaattgatgataaattaaaaaaagaaaaagaagaaaaagaagaaaaagaaagaaaagaaaaagaagaaaaatcaaaaattattcaagaaattaaaaatgttcAACAACCAACACCAATAACACCAATAACACCAATAACTTCAACAATTTCTAAATCTTCAAATTTAGTAGTGGAACAACAACCTCAAACTCAGCAACCTCAACAACCAAAAACATTAACACTTCAAGAAAGATTAAATAGGATGGCAAATTTGAAAGCACCAATACCAAAGGTTGCACCAAAgaattcatttgaatttgaaaaagtttatttatcatttaataatgatttatcacAGTTATATCAAtactttaaattaattgatccaAATCAATTACCAATTGTGTTGGGTGATGCTTTAACACCTTCTTTATTCTCTGATATAATTTCtattttagaaaaatattatttatt aatgtcattaaatattcaatttagttcaaaaaatgaaaaatcatctttaaaaaacattataaattcattaaatgatTGCAACacaattgataaatctaaaattgattatttattaaataaatacgCCATTTAG
- the trappc2 gene encoding trafficking protein particle complex subunit 2: protein MSTFTFLIIGKNDNPLYEIEFPITVQKKETYVLQYIAHGSLDIVEEHVWKSNNMYLKIIDKFNKVQISSFVTAGHIKFLLLHEKKDEDAIKNFFVEVHDLYLKILLNPFYEYNKPITSTAFDAKVRKIGTKYF, encoded by the exons ATGTCAacatttacatttttaattattggaaAAAATGATAATCCATTATATGAAATCGAATTCCCAATCACTGTACAAAAGAAAGAAACCTATGTTCTTCAATATATAGCACATGGTTCTTTAGATATAGTTGAAGAACATGTTTggaaatcaaataatatgtatttaaagataattgacaaatttaataaagttcaaatttcttcttttgttACTGCTGGTC atataaaatttttgttactccatgaaaaaaaagatgaagatgcaattaaaaacttttttgtTGAAGTACACgatctttatttaaaa ataCTATTAAACCCATTTTATGAATATAATAAACCTATAACATCAACAGCATTTGATGCAAAGGTTAGAAAAATTGGAACaaaatacttttaa